The [Eubacterium] eligens ATCC 27750 genome segment ACGTCCAATTTCGCGTGCCGACTTCCCGGGATTGGACTTCCACACGGCTTACCACTGCTTCAACATCCAATCCGTCATGCTTTGGCGCTCTTTTTGGACTTCCTCTGTGACTCTCTCTGCTCTAATGTCCAATTTCGCGTACCGGCTTCCCGGGATTGGACTTCTACACAGCTTACCATCGGTTCTTACTCAGATATATCATACCTCGGCAGCTCAACTATCACCGCCTCATGATGAACAGCCGGAAGGAATTTCTCCATCACTTCCTTAGTCTTTAATTTAAGACTTGATGTATTAATGCAAGGATGACATCCGAGAGATTCACCCTCAAGCACTTCCTTATCCATCAGTAACTGCACATGGTTATCCGTATCATTCATAAGTCCCATTATGGATACTGAACCCGGTGTTATATCTAGGAATTCCTCCATATATGATTCATCTGCAAATGAAAGTCTCGCTGAATTAATCTGCTTACTCAGATCCTTTGTCTTAAATGGCTTGTCACCCGGCATCATAAGCATATAAAAATTCGTCTTCTGTCTGTTACATAAGAAAAGATTCTTACATATAAGTGTGTCCAGAATCTTATCTATGTCATTACACACTTCCATTGTTGTAGCAGGCTCATGGTCTGTTCTGTAATATTCCATTCCAAGCTTATCCAACAAATCATATACTCTGATTTCTTTTTCTAGTCTTCCTGTTTCATCGGCAGGTCTTCCTTTAATAAGTTCCATGATATTTCTCCCTGACAATCTGATATTCCAATATTCTACTCAAAATAATACAGATATACATCCTCAAGGTCAATATTATCTCCAACTTTTACTGCTTCTTCTGGCAGCTCATCACCTACAACTCTTAACGCAAGACCGTTCTTTCTCTGTCTGATATTGCCAATCTTGTATTCCTTCTGCAGCTCGCCGACCTCATCAAGCGTACATGTTATCTCACCAACTTTTCCAGCCATGCTTTCAATAAGCTCAACAGGTGTTCCTGTCGCAATTATTTCTCCGCTCTTTAGAAGAAGTACTTTATCAGCAATACATTCAATATCACTTACAACATGAGTTGCAAAAAGAATTATCTTGTCCTTAGACAGCTCTGCAATATAGTTTCTTATTGAGATTCTCTCTTTAGGGTCAAGTCCTGCTGTCGGCTCATCAAGTATAAGAATCTTAGGATTACCAAGAAGTGCCTGTGCAAGCAGCACTCTCTGCTTCATTCCTCCTGAAAATCCTCCAATTTTCTTATATGCAACCTTAGTAAGATTAACTACCTCTAGCAGCTCGTCTATCTGCTGGTTGACAGTCTTAACAACCTCATTGCCATTGTCATCAGTCGTCTTAATCTTCTTAACTCCCTTAATCTCTGCCATATATTTAAGAAATGCTTTAGGCGAAAAATCCTCATAAAATCCCTGCTGCTGCGGCATGTAGCCAACCAATCCCCTGAACTGTTTGCCAAGCTTTAATATATCTTCCTCTGCACTATCCTCGCCAAAAAGAATACTTCCACCATTCATCTTATCTCTCGATACATTATCAGTGATAAGATTAATCATAGTACTCTTGCCGGCTCCATTAGCACCAAGAATACCATATACTCCTGGTGTAAATGTATAATTAATCCCCTTCAGTGCCTGAACTGTACCATAAGTTTTCTTTAAATTCCTTACCTCTAATTTCATACCCTGTACCTTCTCTTTCCTAATGATTTTCCGAACTACATCATAACCAGCATAATAATAAGCTCAGCCACTAACTCTGTCACATAACGCATAGTCATGAATTATCCTACCGATGCATGAAGTATAAGACTTTTGATAGCTCCGATACTGCCTACTGATATAATCATTATACTACTAATCTGTGCCAGTGCAATCATAATTCTGCGCACGTTCCCTCCTTTTATTATTAATACGAAAAATGTTCCAGATAAGTTGACGCATTTTCACAAAAAAGTTAAAATTTTTATAATATTTTGTGGAGGATAATTTAGTGGATAATACTCAGGTGGATTTTGAAAAAGATGATTACAGATATATGAAACAGGCAATCACACAGGCTAAGAAGGCTTATAAACTCAATGAAGTGCCTATCGGCTGTGTGATTGTGTATGAAGGAAAGGTTATAGGAAGAGGCTACAACCGCCGTAACACTGATAAAACCTCTCTCGGCCATGCCGAGATTACTGCAATTAAGAAAGCCAGCCGCTACATGAACGACTGGCGGCTTGAGAACTGCACTTTATATGTTACGCTTGAACCTTGTCAGATGTGTGCAGGTGCTATTGTTCAGGCAAGAATTCCAAGAGTTGTTATCGGTTCCATGAATCCCAAAGCAGGATGTGCCGGTTCTATACTTAATATACTGCAGATTCCGACATTTAATCACCAGTGCGAAATTACTAAAGGTGTATGTGAAGAAGAATGTTCAGAAATGCTCACAACATTTTTCAAGGAACTGCGTAAAAGCAAGAAAAAGAATACTACTGTCACTACTGATGGAGAATGATTATGAAATTTGAATACGATTTTGAAGGCATGAAGCTTAAAGTACTTGATGAAACATTTGCAGGAAAAGTACTTGAATTCTACAGCCGTAACCGTGAAGAATTCGACAGATACGAAGCTGCCAAGCCCGATAATTTCTATACAACAGAATATATTACAGCCACACTTAAAGCCGAATATGCTGCTTTGCTAAAGGGTGAATTCGGCAGATTTTTTCTTTTCTCTGACGACATGCCAGGTGAAATTCTCGGCTCTGTATCTTTTTTTGGTGTTACAAGCATTAACCGTTCTTGCCGCATAGGATATAAGATTGATAAGAATTACCGCCAGTTAGGACTTGGAAGCCTTATGGTTAAACATATGCTTGAGATTCTTACACACGAAAAGGAGATGCACAGGATTGAAGCTTACATTCACCCTCAAAACATCTCCTCTATTAATCTTGTCAAATCTCTTGGCTTTATATCCGAAGGAACCGCCTACTCCTATGTAAAGCTTAACGGCTCATGGCAGGATCATTTAAGATTCGTCTATATTTCCTGATACCAGTATCCAAAATATGGATTGGCATAGTCACTCCTGTGACTCTTCTTAAAATTATTAAAGCCAAACATTGAAGCCATGTAACGTTCACGGTTGCAGTACATTCCCGGAACGCCAACGAAATATTTAGTATTATCAAGGTTATCGCGCACTCTTCCAAAAAGTATGTGCCTGAAATTATAATAACCATGCAGCAGGAAGCTGTTTCCCGTGATATCAATTTCATTCTGGTTAAGACACTTTAACTTCTCTGGCGACACTTCTATACAATCATAGAAGTAATCATCGTCAAATGCATCTATATAATCAGCCCGCACAAAAAGCTTTTCAAAAGGATCCGTCTGCGTTGCATTAGCTCTGTGTGCTTTTTGCTGCAAATGTTGTGTTTCCGCAGGTATTTTAGCTGCTGCTCCGGCAGCCTTTATATCTTCTGTGGCTGTGTCACTTACGCTTTCCGCAGTCACGCCTGTCTGCGGTCTGTATGCTTCGGCCTGCTTTGACTGAACTGCCTGCGGTCTGCCCGCTGACACAGCAGGTTCTGCCTGAGCCATCTGCGATTCTAATGTCTGCGATTCTGACAACTCTGGTCTGACCGGTTCTGACCTTAACGATTCTGCCAGAACAGACTCTGACATTTGCTGCCCCCGCTCTTTCTCCTCACTCTGTCTCATACGCTCTTTTATAACAATTCCGGCCTCAGCCTGCTTCTTTGCGTCCATTCCTGAGAACACAAGCATATCAGGAGTTACATCTTCATCTTTCCACATTGAAAGCATGCAGTCATATCTTGCGTCCTCCATTGCAACCGCAAGTCCGCATATATCCCTGAAGCTGTAGCCTGTGTCATTTATATTATCAGGGTTAAATACGCCACTGTATTCCATCTGTCCCATTTTTACAAGACATTCCCCTAACTTTATAAGCCTGTAGCCGCTGTCAGTAACCATCATATATATTCCAAACATTTCCGGACTGTCTGTTTTAACGCCTCTTAAACTGATGCTTAACTTGAACTGCCCCTGATGAACTAATGCCTTTGCAAAGCCTGCATTTCTGCCCTTTACTCCCTCCGGATATGAATATATGTATGAAACAAGACGCTGATAATCCACAATAAACCTCCGCCATAATTAATTCTCTTATGCACCTTATGCCATGCATTAAGAAAATATTCCATCAGGGAGGTTTTATCTTAATCTACCACCATATTCTTTCCGTTATTTTTTCCGTAATAAAGCCTGTCATCTGCACTCTTTATCCATTCTTCTATATCACCATCGGCATTTCTCTGCGCCACTCCTATTGTTAGTGATATATTTATCTTCTGCTGTTTATAAATACATTCAGAGTTTTCTATTTCTCTCCTCAATTTTTCTAATACTTCATGTGTGCTGTCGTGTGTTCCATTATGTATAAGAAATTCTTCTCCGCCCCACCTTGAAATCACACAGTTACTGCATATATTTTTCATCTTCTGTGCAATGAAATTTAACACATAATCACCACAGTTATGTCCATATGTATCATTTATTTTCTTGAAATCATCTACATCTGCCATTGCAAGCCAGCCTTCATCGTCCGCATCATATTCTTCAAGATAATTAATCATATATCTTCTGCTGTAAAGGTCTGTCAGAAGATCAATGTTGGCAATTGAATTAAGCTTCTTCTCAGACTCAATAACAAGATCGACTATCACCTTAGTATAATATATTAAAAATGCTGATACACTTATTGCATTACATGCAAGCATCACAGATATAATTGTTTTATTAATTTCATACAATGGTCCGTTAATTATAGCTATTGCTGATGATATTATACTTACAGCAACTATTGCTATCGACACAGCCAGTGGATTCGGGTCTTTTGTATCGGTCTTGGTTGATATGTATTGTGAATAAAATATTATAGGTATTAATGACATGCTATACAGATGAAATCCACATTTATACCCAAGACATATTGTTGCAATAGCCATATAAATTATAATTGTTGCATACACACACCACATATATGCACACACTTTCTGCCTTTTTAACAGCATAAAATATAACACATAACCAATCAGTGCTATTACACTGTAATAAATCATTGGTGTTATATTAAAATATACAAATAATGTCAGCATAAATGCAACAAATAAAAACAACGATATGTTAACAACCACGCATAGTTTAACAACCTGCTCCAGATTAAATTCTTTTTTATTAATGCTCATGATATCTCCTGATAATATGTTCTCGATTGTAAGTAGTACTATAGTATCATACAAAAGTTACTTTTGCACTACATTTTTATTGCAGCTTGACATTTTTTATTAAGTTTCATAACATTATTCTTATAGATTGGAGGCAATATGAGCGATAATAAATATAATAATGTTATGCACCTTGGCAACCCAACTAACACGATTGCCGTGCTTAACAGATATGGTTTTGATTTCAAGAAAAAGTTCGGGCAGAACTTTCTTATAGATGAAAATGTTGTTGAGAAAATCGTCCGTGAAGCAGGCGTTACCAAAGATGATTTTGTTGTTGAAGTTGGTCCGGGAATCGGAACAATGACCCAGATTCTTTGTGAGAATGCCAGAGAAGTTGTTGCCGTTGAGATTGATAAGAAGCTTATTCCTATTCTTACAGAAGATACTCTTTCTTATTATGACAATGTGACAGTAATCAATGAAGATATCTTAAAGCTTGATATTAAGAAGCTTGCTGATGAGAAGAATGAAGGCAGACCAATCAAGGTTGTTGCCAACCTTCCATACTATATAACAACACCTATTATTATGGGACTTTTTGAGAGCCATGTACCATTAGACAGTATAACTATCATGGTTCAGAAAGAGGTAGCTGACCGCATGCAATGTGGTCCTGGAACTAAAGATTATGGCGCACTTTCACTTGCTGTACAGTTCTACGCCAAGCCTAAGGTTGTGCTTAATGTGCCTGCTAGCTGCTTCATGCCTCGTCCTAATGTTGATTCAGCGGTTATCCGTCTTGAGCGCTTCAAAACCCCACCTGTTGATGTTAAGAATGAACATCTTATGTTCAAGATAATAAGAGCATCATTTAACCAGCGCCGAAAGACTATGCTTAACAGTGTCGGCAATTCCGGCATCGGCATCACGAAAGAAGCTCTTACCAACGCATTAGAAACTATGGGACTTCCGCTTACTATCCGCGGCGAAGCCCTTACACTTGAGCAGTTTGCACAATTAAGCAATCTGCTGTGCTAAATAACATGATACCTATAAGTAGTCGCATTTTCACTGCTTTAGTAGGTTTTTTTGCAGCAAAATTCACGTAAATCAGGTTACTTCCAGACTAAAGACCTATACAACAACAAAAAAACTGCTATTTAGTAGGTGTTTTCATGGCTTTATCAATAAAAACCACGTTAAAAGACCTACTAAATAGCAGTTTTATTATAATTTATATGTTTCAGCCCAGTTTACACAAGAAAAGGGCTGTCCTGCCGGCAAAGTCCTCGAAACCTTACTCCCCAAAAAGCAGCCTTCTCGCATTCTGGTTAGTAACATCAATAACCTCCTGCGTATCAAGCCCTTTAATCTGCGCCAGCTTTTCTGCAACATATTTTATATTGCGGCTGTCGTTTCTTTTACCTCGGTTAGGCTCAGGTGCCATATATGGACTGTCTGTCTCAAGAACAATTCTATCCATCGGTATATACGCGGCTGCTTCCACAAGCTTCTTAGCATTCTTAAATGTAAGAACACCGCCGATTCCTATAGAGAAGCCCATATTAAGAAAGTCTCTTGCTGCTTCCTTACTGTATGAATAACAGTGGATTATTCCGCCTGTATCCTGTCCGTGATTACTCTTTAATATGTCGATTGTATCCTGACATGCATCTCTTGAATGAATCATTACCGGCATGTGTGTACGGTACGCTATATTCATCTGTGCTGCAAACCATTCACGCTGCTGCTTCTTCTCAGCCGCCGCCATATCTGCATCATCTGACACATAGTAGTAATCAAGTCCGATTTCTCCAAGCGCAACAATCTTTCTTGCCTTAGATTCACCAAGCATGTTTTCCAGCCATTCAATGTCCGATTCTTTCAATCTGACAATATCCTCCGGGTGGAAACCAATCGCTGCATATACCTTTTCATATTGTGCAGCAAGTGCAAGGGAAGCCTCACAGCCCTGACGGCTTGCACCTACATTAACAATGTAATCAAGCTCCCCTGTATCACTAAGCATGCTGCTTATAAGTTCATCTCTGTCCTCATCAAATCTTTCATCATCATAATGAGCATGAGTTTCAAATATCTTCATATCTATCAGCCAATCTCTGCACCTTCAATAATATCTTTCTCAAGTGTAAGAACTGATAAGTTATCCTTATCATCCCATGCTGAGATAATCATTCCCTGTGACTCAATACCACAGATCTTTCTTGGTTTTAAATTAGTACATACAACTAACTTCTTACCAATAAGCTCCTCTGGCTTATAGTACTTCTGGATACCTGATACGATAGTTCTCTTCTCATCACCAATCTGAAGCTCGAACTTAAGAAGCTTTGTCTTCTTAACAGCTTCACATGTAAGAACCTTGGCAACTCTGAACTGAACCTTTTCAAAATCATCAAATGTAATCTCAGGCTTAACTTCAACCTGTGGATATTCTGTAACACCATTAGCCTTCTTCTGAGCTTCCTGAATAGCATCAACCTTTTCCTTAAGGTCCTTCTCAAAGTCAAGTCTTGCGAAAAGAATCTCTGGTGTCTCAGTAACCTTAAGTCCTGTTTCTCTTAAGCCAAATGTAGCAAGGTCATCAAAATCTCTTACTCCTGCCTCTGGATTAGCTGGGTAAAGCTGTGCAAGAATCTTATCTGTAGTCTCTGGCATGAAAGACTTAAGAAGATTAGCACCGATTGTAATACTCTCAACAAGGTTATAGAGCACTTCTGCTAATCTGTCCTGCTGTGCCTCATCCTTTGCAAGAGCCCAAGGCATTGTCTCGTCAATATATTTGTTACATCTCTTAAAGAGTGTGAATACTTCTGTGATAGCATCTGCTACATGAAGTGTAGCCATCTTTGCCTGAACCTTATCTCTTGTTGCTGTTACAACAGCCTTAAGGTCACCGTCAATTGCAGCATCCTCTACGCCAGTCTTATTAACAACTCCACCAAAGTACTTGTTAGACATTGCAATTGTTCTGTTTACAAGGTTACCAAGTGTGTTGGCAAGGTCTGAGTTCATACGCTCAACCATAAGCTCCCATGAAATAACACCATCATTCTCAAATGGCATCTCGTGAAGAACAAAGTAACGTACAGCATCAACGCCGAAAAGGTCTACAAGATCATCTGCATAGATAACATTTCCCTTAGACTTACTCATCTTACCATCATTCTGTAATAACCAAGGATGTCCAAACACCTGCTTAGGAAGTGGCTCACCAAGTGCCATAAGGAATATTGGCCAGTAAATTGTATGGAATCTGATGATATCCTTACCGATAAGGTGAAGGTCTGCTGGCCAGAACTTCTTGTACTGCTCTGAAGAATTGCCATCAGCATCATATCCGATACCTGTGATATAGTTAGTAAGGGCATCAAGCCATACATAAACTACATGCTTGTCATCAAAGTCAACTGGAATACCCCATTTGAAAGATGTTCTTGATACACATAAATCCTGAAGTCCAGGAAGAAGGAAGTTGTTCATCATCTCATTCTTTCTTGAAACAGGCTGGATGAATTCCGGATGTGTATTGATATGCTCAATAAGCTTGTTGGCATATTTGCTCATCTTGAAGAAATAAGCTTCTTCCTTAGCTGGCTTAACTTCACGTCCACAATCAGGACACTTTCCATCAACAAGCTGGCTCTCTGTCCAGAAAGACTCACATGGAGTACAGTACATGCCTTCATATGAACCCTTATAAATGTCTCCCTGATCATAAAGTTTCTTAAAAATCTTCTGAACCTGCTTCTCATGGTAATCATCTGTTGTTCTGATGAACTTATCATATGAAGTATTCATAAGATCCCATATTCTCTTAATCTCTGTTGAAACATTATCAACGAATTCCTTAGGTGTAATTCCAGCTTCTTCAGCCTTAAGCTCAATCTTCTGACCATGCTCGTCAGTTCCTGTCTGGAAAAATACATCATAGCCTTCCTGTCTTCTGAATCTTGCAATACTGTCTGCAAGAACGATTTCATAAGTATTACCGATATGTGGCTTGCCTGATGTATAGGCAATAGCTGTTGTCATATAAAATGGACCTTTACTCTGTGGCATATCATTTCCTCCATAATCTATTATTTTAATTCATCGCTATAACGCAAATGTAGTGTGAATCATTTATCCGTAAACTTTATCATAGAAAAATTTACAATAAGTGTCAAGTCTGTATTAAGTATGATACAATATGTGAATAATAAATCAATATTTCTTATAATATTAATTAAGACAGAAATGAGGATTAGTATGCGTAATAAACAACTTTGCTTTTTACATCAATTTCTTAACAAGGCTGTGAGCCTGCTGATAGTTTTTATAATGGTAATTACCCTGTCTGGCTGCAGCCTGCCCTGGAATCAGAAGCAGATATCAGAAACTACTATATCTGCCACAGAGGATAACGCTGATTTCACGGATTATGTAAACAACCTGTTTGCTGACCTGTTAAGTGCCGACATGGTATCTTTGCATGCCTATGTCGAACACCCCAAGGATTTCGGAATTAACGATTATGAGATTACTCTTGGCCGCTACGACCTTGACAATCCCGATGACTCCTCAGATTACACCGACATAATATCAACGCTTAAATCATTTGACAGAAGCACACTTTCAGCAAAACAACAGATAACGCTTGACGAGCTTCTTATGTACATGGAAAATGCGCTGGAGTACAGTGATTTGTACATGTTTAACACACAGCTTCAGACAACTACAGGTATTCATGTCCAGCTGCCGCTGCTTTTTGCTGAATACACATTTGAAGAAAAGAAGGATATTGACGAATATATTGAGCTTCTATGTGATGTTGATGGATACTTTGAAAATATGGCTGCATTTGAGAAGCTTCGTGCTGATAACGGATATTTTATGGAAGATACCCTTGCCGATGAGGTAATTGAAAGCTGTAACTCATTTATTGAGACTGCCGGTTTAGAAGATGGTGCAATGATATCAACCTTTGACGAAAAGCTTGCTTCTGTTGACGGACTTTCTTCACAGGATATTGCAGATTATAAAGCTAAAAATGTGTCCGCAGTCAATGAACATGTAATCCCAGGATACCAGTCCCTTGTAAATGCACTTACTTCATTAAAAGGCTCTAACAGATATTCAGGCGGTTTATGCAATTATCCTGAGGGTTCTCGGTATTTTGAATATATACTCTCTTCAACACTTGGCTGGAGCAAATCTGTTGACGAATACGATAAGCTGGTTGATTCTTATATCAAGAAATATATGCTTAAAATGCAGTCGCTTGCGCTTAAAGACTCCTCTATTCTTGATAAATTTGACACATTTTCATTCAATATGACAGACCCGGTTGGTATTCTTACCGACCTTAAGAAAAGAATAACCGATGATTTTCCTGAGATTCCAGATGTGAATTATAATATCAAATATGTGTCAAAGGCGCTTGAGGACTACACCAGTCCGGCTATGTACTTTATTCCGCAGCTTGATAACCTTGATATCAATTCAATATACATCAATTCTTCTGGCACTTCTGCGAGTGAATTATATCCTACACTTGCACATGAAGGGTATCCGGGACACATGTACCAGACACAGTATTTTGCCGCAACCAATCCTGACTGGATAAGATACATTCTTGCACCAGGCGGATATGTTGAAGGCTGGGCATCATATGTTGAAGTTCTTTCTTATAATTATGCACAGACCGGCAACGATGCACTTAACAAAATGTATGCTGCTAATTATGCCACCGTCCTGTGCCTTTATGCAAAAGGGGATATTGGCGTTAATTACTATGGATGGAGTGAAGATGATGTTTACCGATTCATCAGCCAGTATGGTTTTGATGATAAATCAGTCGCTCACGAAATGTATTACGCATTTGTCTCTGACCCGGGCAATTATTGCAAATATGTTCTTGGAATGTTAGGATTTGAGCAGTTAAAGACTAAGGCACAAAGTGAACTTTCTGATAAATTCAATCTTAAAAATTTCCATCAGTATATACTCGACATGGGTCCTGTGCAGTTTGATATATTATTTAACAACCTTGATGCATGGATTAAAAAAGAAAAATAACATTAAAAATGGGATGTTACCTTAACACAATAGTCTGGTAACATCCCTTATTAATTGATTATTATATGCTTCCACCCGGATAATAGCCGCCTGAACCATAGCCACAGCACATAGGCATACATATATTTGAACACAGGCAGAGTGCAACCCACGGAGCACAGCCTGTACAATATGTTGTAGATGACGGTCCCTGATACTGTGTCCTTCTTCCTGCATACCAGCTTCCACCGCTTGCAATACGCTGATACAGCAACTGATACTGCATATTGTCAGGATCAGAATCCAAAGCACGCTTGGCATCTTCCAAAGCTGTAGCTTCTTCCCCTTTTCCAAGATGTGCCAACGCACTGTAGTAGTACCATCTTCCATCACGGTCAGTTATGTTGTTAAGCACATTAATAGCTTCATCATAACTAGAGTTATTAATATAATTAGCTGCTGCCCTCAGATGCACTGTTGTAGGATCATTGCCATTGAGATTATCACTGCCATATCCATTGCCACCATAGCTTCCTGTATATCCACCAAATCCAAATGGACCAAATCCCCAGAAGCTTCCGAAATCTCCATATCCGCCCTGTGACTGGTTCTGATAATCACCATCATAACCATAATGATCTGAACGGCCTGTACCATAACGCGTCTGGCTGTATGACTGACTACTGTATCCGCCCTCACGCTCACGCATTATCTGATTATAAGCCTGCTGTACAAGCTTAAACATCTCTTCTGCCTGATCCTTATTAGGATTATTAATGTTAGCATCAGGATGATACTTTCGGCTCAGTGTTCTGTATGCTTTTTTCACTTCATCATCGGAAGCATCTCTTGATACTCCCAACACTTTATATGGATCTGTCATTATGTTCCTCCAACTGCTTACCGGCAGTATTATTTTTCTTCCTTCTGGCGGCGTAGAACTTTGTCCATACACCTGAATATATGATATTTCTTAACAGTTCTGCATTAGCAAGAATCGGCAGTCTCTCAAAAGCCCTTGCACATCCTGCCATATACGCTTTAAGTATGTTTTCTGCAAATGTATCAAAATCCTCTACATCATTATGATACTTAAATACATTATAATTGTTCTTTTTCTCGTCTTTTTCCAAATCATCATATGCATCTAACAGATATATAAATCTGCCAAGATTATTGCCAAGCACCCTTAACTCATCACTCCACTCATCATTTTTCATGGCAGCAACTTCACCTAACAGTATACCAAACTGCTCTGCCGGCTTGTCAATATTCGTTTCCTGTGCTTTTTCATATTCTGACAACTTAGAAAGGCTTTTCCTTATAATCTCTGCCTTATGCGGATATTTCTTCTCAAGCTTTTTAATATCTTTTTTCAATACTCCGGCATAAGTTCTTTTCAAGACCTTTTTCTCATCGTACCAGTCGTCCATACATTTGTAATATGTCAGAAGGACATTCATGTCCGCAACATAATCTGAAACAACGTTACGCCTCACAGGATGCTTTCTTAATGGATGTGTGACGCAACGTTCCTCAGAGTATATAGTTTCCGGTTCATACAACCCTGTAAGAAGTATAACCAGAAATGTCATATCATAGCTTAAGGAAATCTGCCCCTTCAATCCATGCGCTTCTGCCAGCGAATCGCACAGACCACAATAGTATGAGCGGTATTTATCAAATTCTCTGAATTTAAGTTCTGGCTGATCAACAACTATATACCCATACATACTAAACTCATACCTCCATTTTCGCTTATCATATAACATTGAAAATATTCAGTCAATCAGCCTTTCAAAGATTAATAAATTATTAATACTATTTTTAGATATTATTCTTGTCATCAAAATCAGTTCCCCACAAAAGGAAACTTGTATAATCATCTAGCGAATTGACTGGACGCATTACATCACTCTCGTCAAGATTGCTGGCAAATTCATTCTCACCGTCATCATAACCTTTATCGCCCTGCCCATTATCGTATCCGTTTCTGTACTCATCTTTTTCATGATTATAGTCAAATGCTGGAAACATTATGCCACCTCCTTTCGAAGGTAGTATGTTAAGTTTCACCTGGTTTTATCCGATATAATATTTAGCTGATAAATGTGTATTCAATCACACTTGATATATAAGGAGGAAACTTATGCGGATTACATCACAGATGCTGGCAGCTAACCAGCTTAAAGCAGGCATTGAGCCTTCATCAAAGACTTTGCTTGATTACATTCAGAATGATGACAATG includes the following:
- a CDS encoding DnaJ domain-containing protein, with amino-acid sequence MTDPYKVLGVSRDASDDEVKKAYRTLSRKYHPDANINNPNKDQAEEMFKLVQQAYNQIMREREGGYSSQSYSQTRYGTGRSDHYGYDGDYQNQSQGGYGDFGSFWGFGPFGFGGYTGSYGGNGYGSDNLNGNDPTTVHLRAAANYINNSSYDEAINVLNNITDRDGRWYYYSALAHLGKGEEATALEDAKRALDSDPDNMQYQLLYQRIASGGSWYAGRRTQYQGPSSTTYCTGCAPWVALCLCSNICMPMCCGYGSGGYYPGGSI
- the metG gene encoding methionine--tRNA ligase — encoded protein: MPQSKGPFYMTTAIAYTSGKPHIGNTYEIVLADSIARFRRQEGYDVFFQTGTDEHGQKIELKAEEAGITPKEFVDNVSTEIKRIWDLMNTSYDKFIRTTDDYHEKQVQKIFKKLYDQGDIYKGSYEGMYCTPCESFWTESQLVDGKCPDCGREVKPAKEEAYFFKMSKYANKLIEHINTHPEFIQPVSRKNEMMNNFLLPGLQDLCVSRTSFKWGIPVDFDDKHVVYVWLDALTNYITGIGYDADGNSSEQYKKFWPADLHLIGKDIIRFHTIYWPIFLMALGEPLPKQVFGHPWLLQNDGKMSKSKGNVIYADDLVDLFGVDAVRYFVLHEMPFENDGVISWELMVERMNSDLANTLGNLVNRTIAMSNKYFGGVVNKTGVEDAAIDGDLKAVVTATRDKVQAKMATLHVADAITEVFTLFKRCNKYIDETMPWALAKDEAQQDRLAEVLYNLVESITIGANLLKSFMPETTDKILAQLYPANPEAGVRDFDDLATFGLRETGLKVTETPEILFARLDFEKDLKEKVDAIQEAQKKANGVTEYPQVEVKPEITFDDFEKVQFRVAKVLTCEAVKKTKLLKFELQIGDEKRTIVSGIQKYYKPEELIGKKLVVCTNLKPRKICGIESQGMIISAWDDKDNLSVLTLEKDIIEGAEIG
- a CDS encoding DUF885 domain-containing protein, which translates into the protein MRNKQLCFLHQFLNKAVSLLIVFIMVITLSGCSLPWNQKQISETTISATEDNADFTDYVNNLFADLLSADMVSLHAYVEHPKDFGINDYEITLGRYDLDNPDDSSDYTDIISTLKSFDRSTLSAKQQITLDELLMYMENALEYSDLYMFNTQLQTTTGIHVQLPLLFAEYTFEEKKDIDEYIELLCDVDGYFENMAAFEKLRADNGYFMEDTLADEVIESCNSFIETAGLEDGAMISTFDEKLASVDGLSSQDIADYKAKNVSAVNEHVIPGYQSLVNALTSLKGSNRYSGGLCNYPEGSRYFEYILSSTLGWSKSVDEYDKLVDSYIKKYMLKMQSLALKDSSILDKFDTFSFNMTDPVGILTDLKKRITDDFPEIPDVNYNIKYVSKALEDYTSPAMYFIPQLDNLDINSIYINSSGTSASELYPTLAHEGYPGHMYQTQYFAATNPDWIRYILAPGGYVEGWASYVEVLSYNYAQTGNDALNKMYAANYATVLCLYAKGDIGVNYYGWSEDDVYRFISQYGFDDKSVAHEMYYAFVSDPGNYCKYVLGMLGFEQLKTKAQSELSDKFNLKNFHQYILDMGPVQFDILFNNLDAWIKKEK
- a CDS encoding TatD family hydrolase, translating into MKIFETHAHYDDERFDEDRDELISSMLSDTGELDYIVNVGASRQGCEASLALAAQYEKVYAAIGFHPEDIVRLKESDIEWLENMLGESKARKIVALGEIGLDYYYVSDDADMAAAEKKQQREWFAAQMNIAYRTHMPVMIHSRDACQDTIDILKSNHGQDTGGIIHCYSYSKEAARDFLNMGFSIGIGGVLTFKNAKKLVEAAAYIPMDRIVLETDSPYMAPEPNRGKRNDSRNIKYVAEKLAQIKGLDTQEVIDVTNQNARRLLFGE
- a CDS encoding DUF5685 family protein, which gives rise to MYGYIVVDQPELKFREFDKYRSYYCGLCDSLAEAHGLKGQISLSYDMTFLVILLTGLYEPETIYSEERCVTHPLRKHPVRRNVVSDYVADMNVLLTYYKCMDDWYDEKKVLKRTYAGVLKKDIKKLEKKYPHKAEIIRKSLSKLSEYEKAQETNIDKPAEQFGILLGEVAAMKNDEWSDELRVLGNNLGRFIYLLDAYDDLEKDEKKNNYNVFKYHNDVEDFDTFAENILKAYMAGCARAFERLPILANAELLRNIIYSGVWTKFYAARRKKNNTAGKQLEEHNDRSI